In the genome of Arachis hypogaea cultivar Tifrunner chromosome 9, arahy.Tifrunner.gnm2.J5K5, whole genome shotgun sequence, the window tatatattttattcttatgcTGCATGCTATTCATATTTCGCGTATCTTTGTGTAGTTGGAAACGAAAGTACTACTTTGGAGTCATTGCAATTTGACTTAGTTACGATTGAAGAAGCAACAAACAATTTTTCTTGTGCAAACTTGATAGGTAGAGGTGGATTTGGAGAAGTTTACAAGGTGAGAGATGAAATTAGTACAATATATACAtgttactttattttgttttctcatTGTATTAATTCCTAAGTTATTTATATAGGGTATTCTTTCTGATGGACGAGAAATAGCGGTAAAAAGATTGTCAATAACTTCCGAGCAAGGCATTGCAGAATTTAAGAATGAAGTTTTGCTGATAGCTAAACTTCAACACAGAAATCTTGTTGCATTATTGGGATTTTGCTTACAAGAAGGAGAGAAAATACTTATTTATGAATTTGTTCCTAACAAGAGCCTAGACTACTTTTTATTCGGTTAGTTTGTTAATCCCTTGAGCTTAATTTTTATAAAGTTCCTTGTTTTCTTTGTATTCATGGAATTCTACTTTGTTATCTCTCACCTGTACCTTCCTTGATAAATTTTGCAGGTTCTGAACTGCATAGGCTATTAAGTTGGTGTGAGAGATTTAAAATTATAGGCGGAATTGCTAGTGCAATTCTTTATCTACATGAGTATTCTCGCCTCAAAATTATACACCGTGATATCAAACCTAGTAATATTTTATTAGATGCCAACATGAATCCTAAAATTTCAGATTTTGGCATGGCAAGAATGGTTGCTATTGACCAAGATCAAGGACGAACACGTAGAATTGTCGGAACATAGTAAGTTCTAAACTTGTTAATTGCTTACCATCTAAATACACTTGGCATGTGTTAAATTGGATTTATAAAGATCAGATACTTAGTAATGCTACAATGATAACCATGTAACTATTAGTGTGCATCTTATACATAGATAAgcataatatttatttttggttagaTTATCCACAAAGAAGTTATTGTTATTCTTTATGTATTTAACTATTGCTTGTTAGTTTAATATCATTGATTTCCTTTTTGCAGTGGTTATATGTCCCCAGAATATGCTATGTTAGGAAAATATTCGGAAAAATCTGATATCTTCAGTTTTGGAGTTATGATTTTGGAGATTGTTAGTGgcaaaaaaaattcaagttcTTATGACTCTTACTACAACGATGGTCTCTTGAGTCATGTGAGTACCAAACAACTAGTTTTTCTCAATCAATTTAATAGtgtatacacacacacacacacatatgatTTCAGTGTTTAATATGATGAGATGGTTGTAGGCTTGGAAGCAATGGAGAGATGGGACACCATTTGAAATACTGGACCCAAATCTACATGAATCATGTTCTCAAATGGAAGTGATTAGATGCATCCAAGTTGGTTTACTATGTGTTCAAGAAAATCCTAATGATAGGCCACAAATGGCAGAAGTAGTTTCATATCTAAGTAACCTCTCCATTGAGTTGCCATTTCCTCACGAGCCTGCTTTTTTTGTACATGGTAGAATGAATCCAAATATGGTCGCACTAGAAGTTGATTCAGGACACCTAAGCAATAGTTCCACTCAACATTCACTCAACGAAATGTCTATTAGTATCTCTGTTCCACGATAGTACGAGGTCAATTGAAACCATTACACCTGTGTGTTGGTGTGTACATATATGAAattaaaattcttttattcaaataatggatataataaatattagttaCCTTGAATTGATGTGCAAAGACTTGTTCTGTATTCAACTGTGAGAGCACATTTGgttctttatatttatttctctgtttgtGCCCACAAGGGAGTTTGTTTATTTGTTGTAGAAAAGTTTTGTGTTGCTTCTTGTTTGTAGAGGAACGTgttctagttcattaatgaatGCGTCTGCTATTCCTGAAAAGAGTAAGTCCTGAGTTATTGTGTGTTCTACTTCTGAGTTCTTTTCTGGTTCTGAGCATTTTTCTCATAATACAAATCTTCCAAGAGAATCTTTGGTTTTGTAATTAAAATGGAGGAGGTAGGAGTAAATGATTCGTTAAACCAAGAAATAAAATCATCTGAGTAAAATACGCATATAAAAATTGGGAGAAGAGTTAGTTGTGCTCCCTAGCTGCAAAATCAGGTTTCGAACTCTTCCAGCTTTATTCCTACATTTCTACGTTGAATGCTACTGCACTTGATGGAGACCCTCTATTGTTCAAAGGTAATTCCTTGGAATAAAATTAGTCTGTTAAAAATGTTTCTTCTGTAATAAAATTTCATTAGGTATTTTCCTTGGAATCTTTTCTGTTGTCCTTTGCCTAAGTTCCTTAATAATTACATAATGTGAAACAGACAACTAGATTTTTTTTAACGAACTTTCCAACTCATTAACAGTGATCAAATGCTTTTAATTAATACAACGGGCTAAAAAAT includes:
- the LOC112711868 gene encoding cysteine-rich receptor-like protein kinase 19 isoform X2, with the translated sequence MSFLKPILLQICLFLFFKFSIDEANDNNQLEYLSHSCSTNKTFPPNTTYESNLHTLLTSFSSVAATAEFYNTTFSGGDATGETIYGMFMCRGDIKSQKCQNCIEMATQKIALSCPNSKEAIIWYHECMVRYSNRSFFSTVDEWPRPKYISHHETSSITTEGSYGWLLATTLNDAIAEAAKSANANKKFATKHVSLGGFQNVYTLVQCTPDLSSQDCSKCLNDVMKDIPICCLGTDGGMVLYPSCNLMFGLHRFYSDANLPINWYQLPKPFVGKPLSGKPSGRRLKIIIASTVPIVAFLMLYFFGYHFRRINALRRYKAILKENFGNESTTLESLQFDLVTIEEATNNFSCANLIGRGGFGEVYKGILSDGREIAVKRLSITSEQGIAEFKNEVLLIAKLQHRNLVALLGFCLQEGEKILIYEFVPNKSLDYFLFGSELHRLLSWCERFKIIGGIASAILYLHEYSRLKIIHRDIKPSNILLDANMNPKISDFGMARMVAIDQDQGRTRRIVGTYGYMSPEYAMLGKYSEKSDIFSFGVMILEIVSGKKNSSSYDSYYNDGLLSHAWKQWRDGTPFEILDPNLHESCSQMEVIRCIQVGLLCVQENPNDRPQMAEVVSYLSNLSIELPFPHEPAFFVHGRMNPNMVALEVDSGHLSNSSTQHSLNEMSISISVPR
- the LOC112711868 gene encoding cysteine-rich receptor-like protein kinase 10 isoform X1 — its product is MSFLKLILFNYLCFFLSLITTFNLFITEASNNNNNNHSNELDYLKCDCLNNKTISPIIPTTIYRSNLQTLLTSLSSHAATAGFYNATAGGGHPNETIYGMYMCRGDVSNQTCQECVETAKQEIGSRCGNNSKEGIIWYHQCFLRYSNRSFFYTLDEWPRLEYIVHNNGSNAGNEGSYGWLLASTLNEAIEEAKSKMKKFATKHASLNSSKNVYTLVQCTPDLWREDCSKCLNDLMKDIPMCCLGTDGGMVLSPSCNLMFGLRQFYSNVTIRTTWNSLPNSRLGKYQTKLSGKPSGRRLKIIIASTVPIVAFLMLYFFGYHFRRINALRRYKAILKENFGNESTTLESLQFDLVTIEEATNNFSCANLIGRGGFGEVYKGILSDGREIAVKRLSITSEQGIAEFKNEVLLIAKLQHRNLVALLGFCLQEGEKILIYEFVPNKSLDYFLFGSELHRLLSWCERFKIIGGIASAILYLHEYSRLKIIHRDIKPSNILLDANMNPKISDFGMARMVAIDQDQGRTRRIVGTYGYMSPEYAMLGKYSEKSDIFSFGVMILEIVSGKKNSSSYDSYYNDGLLSHAWKQWRDGTPFEILDPNLHESCSQMEVIRCIQVGLLCVQENPNDRPQMAEVVSYLSNLSIELPFPHEPAFFVHGRMNPNMVALEVDSGHLSNSSTQHSLNEMSISISVPR